The following coding sequences lie in one Musa acuminata AAA Group cultivar baxijiao chromosome BXJ1-8, Cavendish_Baxijiao_AAA, whole genome shotgun sequence genomic window:
- the LOC135588973 gene encoding carbonic anhydrase Nec1-like gives MRNSRIPFQWLRASLALLVVLQSHVMATEASGVGADWEYSYNPCNELGPQHWGDLHEEWETCKTGEQQSPISIKPSNIIVSTSLGSLRTNYGTRPAFLQNKGHEILVNWRWSPGDLVIGEKTFHLRQCHWHSPSEHELYGKRYPLELHMVHTTPAGEIAVIGMLYEFGPFADPLLHQLSEGLIALQTQDNVNVGTIRPPLIGERESYFRYSGSLTTPPCGEQLHGR, from the exons ATGAGGAACTCTAGAATTCCATTCCAATGGCTGCGTGCTTCACTAGCCCTCCTCGTCGTCCTCCAATCACATGTCATGGCAACGGAAGCAAGTGGTGTCG GAGCTGATTGGGAGTACAGCTACAATCCATGTAACGAGCTCGGACCTCAACATTGGGGAGACCTTCATGAAGAATGGGAGACGTGCAAAACTGGAGAACAACAATCACCCATTTCGATTAAACCAAGCAATATCATCGTCAGCACATCACTGGGGAGCTTGAGAACAAATTACGGCACCAGACCTGCTTTCTTGCAGAACAAGGGGCATGAGATCCTG GTGAATTGGAGGTGGTCGCCAGGAGATCTTGTGATCGGCGAGAAGACATTCCATCTCCGGCAGTGCCACTGGCACTCACCGTCCGAGCATGAACTCTATGGCAAAAG GTATCCCTTGGAGTTGCACATGGTGCACACTACTCCGGCGGGAGAAATAGCAGTCATTGGCATGTTGTACGAGTTTGGTCCATTTGCGGATCCTCTCTTGCACCAG TTGTCGGAGGGCCTAATAGCTCTCCAGACACAGGACAATGTGAATGTGGGGACTATCCGCCCACCTCTTATAGGTGAGAGAGAATCATACTTCAGGTACAGTGGCTCTTTGACAACCCCACCTTGCGGTGAGCAGTTACATGGACGGTGA
- the LOC103994227 gene encoding vignain-like — protein sequence MRRAFLFAAVLVALAFAMGTSIPITGDDIASEEKLWDLYERWQSHHGVSRSVDEKRIRFDVFKENAKFVFASNKIAKPYKLSLNKFGDMAREEFKRTYAGTRIRRRSTLRGSASLKGYFLYKNVTDVTPTVDWRQKGAVTAIKDQGKCGSCWAFSTVVSVEGINQIRTNELISLSEQQLVDCDTNTNKGCDGGMMDDAFDFIERNGGITTEENYPYVARQEQCKERSPAVVIDGYEDVPVNDEDALLRAVANQPVSVAIEASGQDFQFYSEGVFTGSCGTELDHGVANVGYGTSKDGMKYWIVKNSWGPEWGEEGSYKISLVSQV from the exons ATGAGAAGAGCATTCTTGTTCGCTGCCGTTCTCGTTGCGTTGGCCTTCGCAATGGGCACGAGCATTCCCATCACTGGAGATGACATCGCGTCGGAGGAGAAGCTCTGGGACTTGTACGAGAGGTGGCAGAGCCACCATGGCGTGTCACGCAGCGTCGACGAGAAGCGCATCCGCTTTGATGTTTTTAAAGAGAACGCTAAGTTCGTGTTCGCGTCCAACAAGATAGCCAAGCCTTACAAGCTTAGCCTCAACAAGTTCGGCGACATGGCGAGGGAGGAGTTCAAGAGGACGTACGCAGGGACGAGGATTCGTCGCCGCAGCACTCTGAGAGGAAGCGCGAGCCTCAAAGGGTACTTCTTATACAAGAACGTCACCGATGTAACTCCTACCGTCGACTGGAGGCAGAAGGGTGCCGTCACTGCTATCAAAGACCAAGGCAAATGCG GAAGTTGCTGGGCCTTCTCGACAGTAGTTTCGGTGGAGGGAATAAACCAGATCAGAACCAACGAGCTTATCTCCTTGTCAGAGCAACAACTGGTGGATTGCGACACCAACACCAACAAAGGGTGCGATGGAGGTATGATGGATGATGCATTCGACTTCATCGAAAGAAATGGAGGGATCACAACAGAGGAAAACTATCCTTATGTAGCTCGACAAGAACAATGCAAA GAGAGATCTCCTGCGGTTGTGATCGATGGATATGAGGACGTTCCCGTCAACGACGAGGATGCGTTGCTGAGAGCAGTGGCGAACCAACCTGTATCAGTAGCAATCGAAGCAAGCGGTCAGGACTTCCAGTTCTACTCCGAG GGTGTCTTCACAGGGAGCTGTGGAACAGAGTTGGATCATGGAGTGGCCAACGTAGGCTATGGGACATCTAAGGATGGGATGAAGTACTGGATAGTGAAGAACTCATGGGGACCAGAGTGGGGGGAAGAGggctcatacaagatatccttagtgtctcaagtctga